A stretch of Myxococcus hansupus DNA encodes these proteins:
- a CDS encoding serine hydrolase domain-containing protein — MSGGTHPIAILQKVLDDACGIGVFPSAQAVVLHRGVQVFGGVAGNVSGDTRFDLASLTKVLSTTSLFLRLWTEGKVGPETLVSRYFPGTPVGDAGVTVADLLYHRSGLPPFVPFFAKALTAHPELLNADCPSALRARVRDEVIQAAASTPLAAEPKTRAAYSDVGFILLGEILSRAAGAPLDTLFSQHVAEPLGLGARFHRLTDFPADAAPAPTGATRPREPAPGQEGLWKDVPVQPTRLGEVDDDNAWVMDGVAGHAGLFGTAVDVARFGQAVLDGCSGSGVLAPGPLWHRALATDPLLQGSTRSMGFDSPSEGVSSAGHYIGDTPPGAVGHLGFTGTSLWVDLRRSLVVALVTNRVANGRQETRIRDFRPLFHDFVVEALGLTELKQGHHG, encoded by the coding sequence ATGAGTGGCGGTACGCACCCCATCGCGATTCTGCAGAAGGTCCTCGATGACGCCTGTGGCATCGGCGTCTTCCCCTCGGCCCAGGCCGTCGTCCTGCACCGGGGCGTCCAGGTGTTCGGCGGCGTCGCGGGCAACGTCTCCGGCGACACGCGCTTCGACCTCGCCTCGCTCACCAAGGTCCTCAGCACCACTTCGCTCTTCCTCCGTCTCTGGACGGAAGGGAAGGTGGGCCCCGAGACGCTGGTGTCCCGCTACTTCCCGGGCACGCCCGTGGGCGACGCCGGCGTCACCGTGGCGGACCTGCTCTACCACCGCTCCGGTCTGCCCCCCTTCGTGCCCTTCTTCGCGAAGGCGCTCACCGCGCACCCGGAGTTGCTCAACGCGGACTGTCCCTCCGCCCTGCGCGCCCGCGTCCGCGACGAGGTCATCCAGGCCGCCGCCAGCACGCCGCTCGCCGCCGAGCCCAAGACGCGTGCCGCCTACAGCGACGTGGGCTTCATCCTCCTGGGCGAAATCCTCTCGCGGGCCGCGGGCGCTCCGCTGGACACGCTGTTCTCCCAGCACGTCGCCGAGCCCCTGGGCCTCGGTGCCCGGTTCCACCGCCTCACCGACTTCCCCGCCGACGCCGCGCCCGCGCCCACCGGCGCCACCCGTCCGCGCGAGCCGGCTCCGGGGCAGGAGGGCCTGTGGAAGGATGTGCCCGTCCAGCCCACGCGCCTGGGCGAGGTCGATGACGACAACGCCTGGGTGATGGACGGCGTCGCGGGGCACGCGGGCCTCTTCGGCACCGCCGTGGACGTGGCGCGCTTCGGCCAGGCGGTGCTGGACGGCTGCTCGGGGTCGGGCGTGCTCGCGCCGGGGCCGTTGTGGCATCGCGCGCTCGCCACCGACCCGCTGCTCCAGGGCAGCACGCGCTCCATGGGCTTCGACTCACCCTCCGAGGGCGTGTCCAGCGCCGGCCATTACATCGGTGACACGCCGCCGGGCGCGGTGGGGCACCTGGGCTTCACCGGCACCAGCCTCTGGGTGGACCTGCGCCGCTCGCTGGTGGTGGCGCTGGTGACCAACCGCGTGGCCAACGGCCGCCAGGAAACGCGCATCCGGGATTTCCGCCCCCTCTTCCATGACTTCGTCGTGGAGGCGCTCGGGCTCACCGAACTCAAGCAGGGACATCATGGCTGA
- a CDS encoding S66 peptidase family protein codes for MKRTVRWLKPLPLRPRDAVHVVAPAGPFDRPTFEVGLAVIAERYRPIHAPDIFASHRYLAGDDARRGGELSRALLDRDVRAIFSARGGYGSARLLPDLPFADASHAAFVGFSDLTSVHGALQALGRVSFHGPVLTQLGRQPSEVREYLFRLLESPEPPPPLTGSATYVPGMAEGHLVGGNLSVLSRLIGTSYMPPLDGAVLLLEDVTERPYRIDRMWTHLRLAGVFSRVRGIVLGDFTGCEEKGADYSCADVLRELAREAGLPCAAGFPIGHGDINYPVALGTQVRLDADAARLTFLEGAVLA; via the coding sequence ATGAAGCGCACCGTGCGCTGGCTCAAGCCCCTCCCGCTCCGTCCTCGCGACGCCGTGCATGTCGTCGCTCCCGCAGGGCCCTTCGACCGTCCGACCTTCGAAGTCGGGCTGGCCGTCATCGCCGAGCGCTACCGCCCCATCCACGCCCCCGACATCTTCGCCTCGCACCGCTACCTCGCGGGGGATGACGCGCGCCGGGGCGGGGAGCTGTCGCGCGCGCTGCTGGACCGGGATGTTCGCGCCATCTTCAGTGCTCGCGGAGGCTATGGCAGCGCCCGGCTCCTTCCGGACCTTCCCTTCGCGGATGCCTCGCACGCGGCCTTCGTCGGCTTCTCCGACCTCACCTCCGTTCACGGAGCGCTTCAGGCGCTGGGGCGCGTCTCGTTTCACGGGCCCGTCCTCACCCAGCTCGGCCGGCAGCCTTCCGAGGTCCGCGAGTACCTGTTCCGGCTCCTCGAGTCGCCGGAGCCGCCGCCGCCGCTGACGGGCTCGGCCACCTATGTGCCGGGCATGGCCGAGGGCCACCTCGTCGGCGGCAACCTGTCCGTGCTGTCCCGCCTCATCGGCACCTCGTACATGCCGCCGCTCGACGGCGCCGTGCTCCTGCTGGAGGACGTCACCGAACGCCCGTACCGCATCGACCGCATGTGGACCCACCTGCGCCTGGCGGGCGTGTTCTCTCGCGTGCGCGGTATCGTCCTGGGCGACTTCACCGGCTGCGAGGAGAAGGGCGCTGACTACTCCTGCGCCGATGTGCTCCGAGAGCTCGCTCGCGAGGCGGGCCTCCCTTGCGCCGCGGGCTTTCCCATTGGCCACGGTGACATCAACTACCCCGTGGCGCTCGGCACGCAGGTCCGCCTGGACGCGGACGCCGCGCGCCTCACGTTCCTCGAAGGAGCCGTGCTCGCATGA